The proteins below are encoded in one region of Labeo rohita strain BAU-BD-2019 chromosome 15, IGBB_LRoh.1.0, whole genome shotgun sequence:
- the mindy4b gene encoding inactive ubiquitin carboxyl-terminal hydrolase MINDY-4B: protein MLVPAWLQSSQQTQTGEEVCVFATTLPLHLTGHITNVMCETEFTCSGRVHVKAIMTDYQDLLQTIKSLQHSRLSYIELLQEEVKRNQDRPSEKIKSEEDSDDSSRPATSSHHISAQNDQFTAPYSIPQTLTVSPSLGGQPLSPELAVSLRKILFGNTFHIFSYEWKKSFFKFREPFSDMAYALETERVGGACAVQMVVQAHIIKYLLFNRPENSDCTMQSMVTLGEKEQRKALAAALTDILWTAGEEQTATVCLVTSECCFTPHMDYKLDNFTERLQLFTFKKKEDIRSFICEHIQCFKEEGSHGIILFLYSLIFSRTIDSIRADFDCTTTHLLHLSLGNFVCRQALLNLLLTGRAAPHVFNGTSLNDEQDKALAQALHGVLTRSHVGYLLWNREQVNHAQLPVVGSMLKTPKLPIWVCNINGTYSVLFSPNRSLLSDWKMEHLFQLYFYNGQPTQLKTTMLTIDTHSHHWEAENNDIQGDPEKKFPSVEMTIRTKWEGAVIGWNGTVPFF, encoded by the exons ATGCTTGTGCCTGCGTGGCTGCAATCCTCTCAACAAACACAGACTGGAGaagaggtgtgtgtgtttgctacAACATTACCTTTGCATTTAACTGGGCATATCACAAATGTCATGTGTGAAACAGAATTTACATGCAGTGGTAGAGTGCATGTAAAGGCCATAATGACGGATTATCAGGACCTTCTGCAAACCATCAAGAGTTTGCAGCACTCCAGACTGAGCTATATAGAGCTTCTTCAAGAGGAGGTGAAGAGAAACCAAGAT AGACCTAGTGAGAAGATCAAATCTGAAGAGGACAGTGACGACTCCTCTAGACCTGCCACTTCATCCCATCACATCAGCGCACAGAACGACCAATTCACAGCACCCTACTCCATTCCTCAAACCCTCACAGTGTCTCCAAGTCTGGGTGGGCAACCGCTGTCACCAGAGCTGGCGGTG AGTTTAAGAAAAATTTTATTTGGGAATACCTTCCATATATTCAGCTATGAGTGGAAGAAATCATTCTTCAAGTTTCGGGAGCCTTTCTCTGACATGGCTTATGCTCTGGAGACTGAGAGGGTG GGAGGAGCCTGTGCTGTTCAGATGGTGGTTCAGGctcatattattaaatatttgctcTTCAACCGGCCAGAGAACTCAGATTGCACGATgcaaag TATGGTAACGCTAGGGGAGAAGGAGCAGAGGAAGGCACTGGCAGCCGCTTTAACTGACATCTTGTGGACAGCTGGTGAGGAGCAGACAGCTACCGTCTGCTTGGTCACGTCAGAGTGCTGTTTTACCCCCCACATGGACTACAAACTGGACAACTTCACAGAGAGG TTGCAGCTTTTCACCTTTAAGAAGAAAGAAGATATTAGATCATTTATATGCGAACACATCCAATGT TTTAAGGAAGAAGGAAGTCATGGAATCATACTTTTTCTGTATAGCCTTATCTTCTCCCGGACTATTGACAG CATACGGGCAGACTTCGATTGTACCACCACTCATCTTTTGCATTTGAGCTTGGGGAACTTCGTTTGTCGACAG GCTTTATTAAATCTGCTGTTGACTGGCCGTGCGGCCCCTCATGTCTTTAATGGTACATCACTGAATGATGAGCAAGACAAAGCACTTGCCCAGGCTCTCCATGGGGTTCTGACTCGCAGTCATGTTGGATATCTGCTCTGGAACAGAGAACAAGTCAACCATGCACAGCTTCCCGTG GTGGGCAGCATGCTGAAAACCCCCAAGCTGCCTATCTGGGTGTGCAACATCAATGGCACCTACAGTGTTTTGTTCAGCCCAAACCGTTCATTGCTCTCTGACTGGAAAATGGAGCATCTTTTCCAGCTTTACTTCTACAATGGCCAACCAACTCAGCTCAAAACAACAATGCTCACCATAG ATACACATTCCCATCACTGGGAGGCTGAAAATAATGACATTCAAGGAGACCCAGAAAAAAAGTTTCCATCTGTAGAGATGACCATTAGGACCAAGTGGGAGGGAGCTGTTATTGGCTGGAATGGGACAGTGCCTTTTTTCTGA
- the gpr171 gene encoding G-protein coupled receptor 171 has translation MGSTNASICVVNDNMVPFATVYILIFLIGMATSLVALWAFITSRSAKKCINVYLINLLTSDFLLMLALPVKIAKDLGNDSKGLTIFHCQVSAPLIYINMYASIIFLAFVSVQRYLQITRSSKLLRLQDVGFAVLMSSVVWFLVLFINVPNMAIPIKENIEDKVGLTCSDLKDDLGKHWHALSAFLGMAIFLNSSVAVLLSNGLVLKRLWGRRESAPEEQASAQHAFINIALVTLAYVVCFVPYHAVRMPYTFTQIEVITKCTLRKNLFLAKESTLLLAILHLCFDPVLYFVICRAFRHQITKAFSKRGSIRTQTQNENTTGGE, from the coding sequence ATGGGGAGCACAAATGCCAGTATCTGTGTGGTCAATGACAACATGGTGCCCTTTGCCACAGTCTACATCCTCATCTTCCTGATCGGAATGGCTACCAGCCTGGTGGCGCTGTGGGCATTCATAACCAGCCGAAGtgctaaaaaatgcattaatgtttACCTCATCAACCTTCTGACCTCCGATTTCCTCCTCATGTTGGCATTACCTGTCAAGATTGCCAAAGATCTGGGCAACGATTCTAAGGGTTTGACTATCTTTCACTGCCAAGTGAGTGCGCCACTCATCTACATTAACATGTACGCATCTATCATCTTTCTAGCTTTTGTTAGCGTGCAGCGCTACCTCCAGATCACACGCAGCTCCAAACTGCTGCGACTACAGGATGTGGGTTTTGCGGTGCTGATGTCCTCGGTGGTCTGGTTCCTCGTGCTCTTCATCAACGTGCCCAACATGGCCATCCCTATCAAAGAAAACATTGAAGATAAAGTTGGCCTTACATGTTCGGACTTGAAAGATGATTTGGGCAAGCACTGGCACGCATTGTCTGCGTTTCTGGGCATGGCCATCTTCTTGAACTCCTCGGTAGCGGTGCTGTTGTCCAACGGCCTGGTCCTGAAGCGGCTTTGGGGTCGGCGTGAATCTGCCCCCGAGGAACAGGCTAGTGCCCAACATGCCTTCATTAACATCGCACTGGTGACCTTAGCATACGTGGTGTGCTTCGTGCCGTACCACGCTGTGCGTATGCCGTACACTTTTACACAGATAGAGGTCATCACCAAATGCACACTGAGGAAGAATCTCTTTCTGGCTAAAGAGTCGACTCTGCTTCTCGCCATCCTGCACCTGTGCTTTGACCCAGTGCTATACTTTGTCATCTGCCGTGCATTCAGGCATCAGATCACGAAGGCCTTCTCAAAGAGAGGCAGCATCCGAACACAGACACAGAATGAAAACACAACTGGAGGAGAGTGA
- the clrn1 gene encoding clarin-1, with protein MPNHQKKIIFSVAGVLCFGCVLVVAAAMGTQFWVQAAVLCKTGAQIVNASGAELEKFIGRTNYGLFHGQGMKQCGLGDRPFYFSFFPDLMDVVPASLHVSVIFFCAVLIVFSSVSCAFFFYNAFGNPYETLHGPQGLYLWNMISCFCACMVLILFSSEVKLHHLTEIIFNFNEASFVYKTQNERYDRSFWLIFLTFLMHGLNVLLIRLAGIQFPFQEAKESDASTGAADLMY; from the exons ATGCCTAACCatcaaaagaaaattatattctCTGTCGCTGGCGTACTTTGTTTTGGTTGTGTTCTGGTCGTGGCGGCTGCGATGGGGACGCAGTTCTGGGTTCAAGCGGCTGTTCTGTGCAAGACGGGAGCGCAGATCGTCAACGCGTCCGGAGCAGAGCTGGAAAAATTCATCGGAAGGACGAACTACGGGCTTTTCCACGGCCAGGGGATGAAACAGTGTGGTCTGGGAGACAGGCCCTTTTATTTCTCTT TTTTTCCTGACCTGATGGATGTGGTTCCAGCCAGTCTGCATGTGAGCGTGATCTTCTTCTGCGCGGTGCTCATCGTCTTCTCCTCAGTGTCCTGTGCCTTCTTCTTTTACAACGCTTTTGGAAACCCATACGAGACACTGCATGGACCCCAGGGCCTTTACCTCTGGAACATGATAAGCT GTTTCTGTGCCTGCATGGTCCTCATCCTGTTCTCGTCGGAGGTGAAGCTGCACCACCTGACCGAGATCATCTTCAACTTCAATGAGGCCAGCTTCGTCTACAAGACGCAAAATGAGAGGTACGACAGATCCTTCTGGCTCATCTTCCTCACCTTCCTCATGCACGGCCTCAACGTCTTGCTCATCCGCCTGGCCGGGATCCAGTTCCCCTTTCAGGAGGCCAAAGAGTCTGATGCGAGCACAGGAGCGGCGGATCTCATGTACTAA